In a single window of the Montipora capricornis isolate CH-2021 chromosome 11, ASM3666992v2, whole genome shotgun sequence genome:
- the LOC138024039 gene encoding E3 ubiquitin-protein ligase TRIM71-like, whose translation MDVQQLFKNLRKEAECPLCIETVKNPKTLPCLHSFCLECLDRHANFARRQLKATIRCPVCQTLFPIPETDTFDKLPSSFHLNRLVDVLALEDGSVQSQRCNSCDENNTATCYCFVCQNFLCASCFEAHQRLKASRGHRNVLIDKLQAQDVQHLIRRPVMCSQQYHEDQPLEFYCEDCKVLICHKCTVVSHNRHTMTDTQKAAKEQKMQMAEAVAKVKSEIVRYESEIKKQTDLKSKNKMEILNEEKKMTDTVEKLIRDLREHERKMKEKFREIYEVEQKHHATRLENFELVAIQLKSCVERCQSILERNFSVEILQTNHAILERCNELFQARKPDLYKSPHLHYLVEKKFDLMDRVVVTKTDPLKCLAEGQDSNEEGERKEKYFVIVTKDSEGLQCYQQDDEIRVDILTPQGDQLRLTDIKDTKDGKYTVTYTPQFAGQHRVDILVNGQPLTCSPWIVQVHQHQYQFAFQFGSSGKGRGEFADISDIDVSDKTGTIAVAEQWNQRIQLLSSDVKFRSEIRLHGVPYSVAFTDSGELLTLVPKRDKKLRLFSEEGQFIKHINDKHLDQPSHLSIASDGRLIIPDYGDKKIKVLSPDGNDLLQSFSARDHRNLPFCAIYHKDKFFVSYSYAACVKVFDKTGVYLRDIGCEGSNDGQFNFPDRLVIDKYNRLIVCDARNQRLQLFTLSGKFLSKLKGQYFDNSFPFYVAISNDDSLIVADSVIGRVTVFHKR comes from the coding sequence ATGGATGTTCAACAGCTATTCAAGAATCTTAGGAAGGAAGCAGAATGCCCATTGTGCATAGAGACAGTCAAAAATCCCAAGACACTACCATGTCTTCACTCATTTTGCCTGGAGTGTCTCGACAGAcatgcaaactttgcaaggagacAGCTAAAAGCGACAATCAGGTGTCCGGTTTGCCAGACTTTATTCCCAATTCCCGAAACAGACACCTTCGACAAGTTGCCTTCATCGTTTCATCTCAACCGATTGGTGGATGTTCTCGCTCTAGAAGATGGCAGCGTACAGTCTCAAAGATGCAACAGTTGCGACGAGAACAACACTGCAACATGTTACTGTTTCGTGTGTCAGAATTTTCTGTGCGCATCTTGCTTTGAAGCTCACCAACGGTTGAAGGCCTCAAGGGGTCATCGCAATGTTTTGATCGACAAACTGCAAGCTCAAGATGTGCAACATTTGATCCGCAGACCCGTGATGTGTTCACAGCAGTATCATGAAGATCAACCCCTCGAATTTTACTGCGAAGACTGTAAAGTTCTGATATGCCACAAATGCACTGTAGTGAGTCATAATCGACACACCATGACAGACACACAGAAAGCtgcaaaagaacaaaagatgcaaatggCCGAAGCTGTGGCGAAAGTAAAGTCGGAAATTGTCAGGTATGAGagtgaaattaagaaacaaactgacctaaaaagcaaaaacaaaatggaaattttgaacgaagaaaagaaaatgacagacaCTGTGGAAAAATTGATTCGTGATTTGCGAGAACACGAGAGGAAAATGAAGGAGAAGTTTCGCGAAATTTATGAAGTGGAACAAAAACATCACGCAACGCGACTGGAAAACTTCGAGCTGGTGGCCATCCAACTGAAAAGCTGCGTGGAACGCTGTCAGAGTATCTTAGAAAGAAACTTCAGCGTCgaaattctacaaacaaatcacgCCATCCTGGAACGCTGCAACGAACTGTTTCAAGCAAGAAAACCCGATCTTTACAAGTcgccacatttacattacttGGTGGAAAAGAAATTCGATCTTATGGATCGAGTTGTTGTTACCAAGACTGATCCCTTAAAGTGCTTAGCTGAAGGTCAAGACAGCAATGAAGAAGGGGAAAGAAAGGAGAAATATTTCGTTATTGTTACAAAGGATTCAGAGGGATTGCAATGTTATCAACAAGATGATGAAATCAGAGTTGACATATTGACTCCACAAGGTGATCAACTTAGACTGACAGACATTAAAGACACCAAAGATGGCAAATACACAGTGACGTACACACCACAATTTGCTGGACAACATAGAGTAGACATCCTTGTGAATGGACAGCCGCTGACTTGTAGTCCTTGGATTGTGCAGGTTCATCAGCATCAATATCAATTTGCCTTTCAGTTTGGATCGAGTGGGAAGGGACGAGGAGAATTTGCTGACATTAGCGATATCGATGTGAGTGATAAAACGGGAACGATTGCTGTTGCAGAACAGTGGAATCAAAGAATTCAACTCTTGAGCTCAGATGTAAAGTTTCGAAGTGAGATAAGACTTCATGGTGTACCTTATTCCGTGGCATTTACAGACTCTGGTGAGCTGCTGACTTTAGTTCCGAAAAGGGACAAGAAGCTTCGTTTATTCAGTGAAGAGGGTCAGTTCATCAAACACATCAATGATAAACATCTTGATCAACCAAGTCACCTTTCCATTGCGAGTGATGGTCGTTTAATCATACCTGACTATGGGGACAAGAAAATCAAGGTCCTCTCCCCTGATGGGAATGACTTGCTCCAGTCCTTCAGTGCCCGAGACCATCGTAATCTCCCATTCTGCGCTATTtatcacaaggacaaattctttgtttcttatTCCTATGCTGCTTGTGTCAAGGTATTTGACAAAACAGGAGTGTATTTACGTGACATTGGCTGTGAGGGTTCCAATGATGGCCAGTTTAATTTTCCTGATAGACTCGTTATTGACAAGTACAACCGACTCATTGTGTGTGATGCACGTAACCAAAGGCTGCAGCTCTTCACCCTGAGCGGCAAGTTTTTGAGTAAATTGAAGGGACAGTATTTCGATAATAGCTTTCCTTTTTACGTTGCTATAAGCAATGATGACAGTCTCATAGTAGCTGACTCAGTCATCGGACGCGTTACTGTTTTTCATAAGAGGTGA